Proteins encoded by one window of Xenopus tropicalis strain Nigerian chromosome 6, UCB_Xtro_10.0, whole genome shotgun sequence:
- the upp1 gene encoding uridine phosphorylase 1 isoform X1 produces MAPVHTAKKTENDQATSNLVHVDNPHLEKMKEDILYHFDIGTGTHDFPAMFGDVKFVCVGGSPSRMKAFAQYINGELALGDPNSDVANICAGTDRYAMYKVGPVLSISHGMGIPSISIMLHELIKLLYHSKCTNVTIIRIGTSGGIGLEPGSVVITSQSVDASFRPQFEQIILGKTVVRNTELDSELAREFFQCSKEINKFNTVIGNTMCTLDFYEGQARLDGAFCSYTEEEKMQYLKAAYDAGVRNIEMESSVFAAMCNISGLKAAVVCVTLLNRLEGDQISSSHEVLVDYQQRPQKLVGFFIKKHLNKA; encoded by the exons ATGGCACCTGTGCATACTGctaagaaaacagaaaatgatcAAGCCACATCAAA tcTTGTCCACGTTGATAATCCACACCTAGAAAAAATGAAAGAAGACATTTTGTACCATTTTGACATTGGAACTGGGACTCATGATTTTCCTGCTATGTTTGGCGATGTGAAG TTTGTCTGTGTTGGAGGAAGCCCATCCAGGATGAAAGCATTTGCACAGTACATAAATGGAGAGTTGGCATTGGGTGACCCCAACTCTGATGTTGCCAATATCTGTGCAGGAACTGATCGCTATGCAATGTATAAAGTTGGACCTGTCTTATCTATCAGT CATGGCATGGGAATTCCATCAATATCTATTATGCTCCATGAATTGATAAAGCTGCTGTATCATTCCAAATGCACCAACGTCACGATTATTCGCATTGGCACTTCTGGTGGTATAG GTTTGGAACCTGGTTCTGTGGTAATAACAAGTCAGTCTGTGGATGCTTCATTTAGACCTCAGTTTGAACAGATAATCCTTGGAAAAACTGTAGTTCGGAACACAGAGTTGGATTCTGAGCTTGCCCGAGAATTCTTTCAGTGTAGCAAAGAGATCAACAAGTTCAACACAGTCATTGGAAATACAATGTGCACCTTGGATTTTTATGAAG GTCAAGCTCGCCTTGATGGAGCATTTTGTTCATATACCgaggaagaaaaaatgcagtaCTTGAAAGCAGCATATGATGCAGGAGTAAGAAATATTGAAATGGAGTCTTCTGTGTTTGCAGCGATGTGCAATATAAGTGGACTGAAAG ctgcCGTAGTATGTGTTACACTTTTGAACCGTCTGGAAGGCGACCAGATCAGTAGCTCACATGAAGTGCTTGTGGATTATCAACAAAGGCCTCAAAAACTTGTTGGTTTTTTCATCAAGAAACATCTGAACAAAGCTTGA
- the upp1 gene encoding uridine phosphorylase 1 (The RefSeq protein has 3 substitutions compared to this genomic sequence), translating into MAPVHTAKKTENDQATSNLVHVDNPHLEKMKEDILYHFDIGTGTHDFPAMFGDVKFVCVGGSPSRMKAFAQYINGELALGDPNSDVANICAGTDRYAMYKVGPVLSISHGMGIPSISIMLHELIKLLYHSKCTNVTIIRIGTCGGIGLEPGSVVITSQSVDASFRPQFEQIILGKTVVRNTELDSELAREFFQCSKEINEFNTVIGNTMCTLDFYEGQARLDGAFCSYTEEEKMQYLKAAYDAGVRNIEMESSVFAAMCNISGLKAAVVCVTLLNRLEGDQISSSHEVLADYQQRPQKLVGFFIKKHLNKA; encoded by the exons ATGGCACCTGTGCATACTGctaagaaaacagaaaatgatcAAGCCACATCAAA tcTTGTCCACGTTGATAATCCACACCTAGAAAAAATGAAAGAAGACATTTTGTACCATTTTGACATTGGAACTGGGACTCATGATTTTCCTGCTATGTTTGGCGATGTGAAG TTTGTCTGTGTTGGAGGAAGCCCATCCAGGATGAAAGCATTTGCACAGTACATAAATGGAGAGTTGGCATTGGGTGACCCCAACTCTGATGTTGCCAATATCTGTGCAGGAACTGATCGCTATGCAATGTATAAAGTTGGACCTGTCTTATCTATCAGT CATGGCATGGGAATTCCATCAATATCTATTATGCTCCATGAATTGATAAAGCTGCTGTATCATTCCAAATGCACCAACGTCACGATTATTCGCATTGGCACTTCTGGTGGTATAG GTTTGGAACCTGGTTCTGTGGTAATAACAAGTCAGTCTGTGGATGCTTCATTTAGACCTCAGTTTGAACAGATAATCCTTGGAAAAACTGTAGTTCGGAACACAGAGTTGGATTCTGAGCTTGCCCGAGAATTCTTTCAGTGTAGCAAAGAGATCAACAAGTTCAACACAGTCATTGGAAATACAATGTGCACCTTGGATTTTTATGAAG GTCAAGCTCGCCTTGATGGAGCATTTTGTTCATATACCgaggaagaaaaaatgcagtaCTTGAAAGCAGCATATGATGCAGGAGTAAGAAATATTGAAATGGAGTCTTCTGTGTTTGCAGCGATGTGCAATATAAGTGGACTGAAAG ctgcCGTAGTATGTGTTACACTTTTGAACCGTCTGGAAGGCGACCAGATCAGTAGCTCACATGAAGTGCTTGTGGATTATCAACAAAGGCCTCAAAAACTTGTTGGTTTTTTCATCAAGAAACATCTGAACAAAGCTTGA